Proteins encoded in a region of the Syntrophorhabdaceae bacterium genome:
- a CDS encoding DUF1847 domain-containing protein, whose amino-acid sequence MKREKKKEKEPFSCSSCGLLNCYRRDKSFPRACLTTALKAGDMEEVLTLYKEEGQDSQIARAAAEIEGTYFGKLTRVEEIIEFARRMGARKIGIASCVGLMNETRIFAQVLEKKGLKSYTVICKVASIDKTEIGIPESLKVEPGCHESLCNPILQAKLLNKEKTDLNVIVGLCVGHDSLFVKYSKALVTTLITKDRVLGHNPAAGLYTSGFYYKRLLTEEPFAPHKED is encoded by the coding sequence GTGAAGAGAGAAAAGAAGAAAGAGAAAGAGCCGTTCAGCTGCTCGTCCTGCGGTCTCCTCAACTGCTACCGGAGAGACAAGAGCTTCCCCCGGGCGTGTCTTACCACTGCCTTGAAGGCGGGGGACATGGAAGAGGTCCTTACGCTCTATAAGGAGGAGGGGCAGGATTCGCAAATCGCACGGGCTGCTGCCGAAATAGAAGGGACATACTTCGGCAAGCTCACGAGGGTTGAAGAGATCATCGAATTCGCACGGCGTATGGGGGCGCGAAAGATCGGTATCGCCAGCTGCGTCGGCCTGATGAACGAAACGAGGATCTTCGCCCAGGTGCTCGAGAAAAAGGGGCTCAAAAGCTACACGGTGATTTGCAAGGTCGCGTCCATCGATAAGACGGAGATCGGGATTCCCGAAAGCCTTAAGGTGGAGCCCGGCTGCCACGAATCGCTCTGCAATCCTATACTCCAGGCAAAACTGCTCAATAAGGAAAAGACGGACCTCAACGTGATCGTCGGGCTATGCGTGGGACATGACTCCCTTTTTGTAAAGTATTCGAAAGCCCTGGTCACGACCCTCATCACCAAGGACCGCGTTTTGGGTCACAACCCCGCGGCAGGGCTCTATACGAGCGGGTTTTACTATAAGAGACTCCTCACGGAGGAGCCGTTCGCACCACACAAGGAGGATTGA